One window of Felis catus isolate Fca126 chromosome D4, F.catus_Fca126_mat1.0, whole genome shotgun sequence genomic DNA carries:
- the TAL2 gene encoding T-cell acute lymphocytic leukemia protein 2, giving the protein MGQRVSRAAPGLSRGRPGGQGCGDDLAAATKSTQALSLSCLRNSNMTRKIFTNSRERWRQQNVNSAFAKLRKLIPTHPPDKKLSKNETLRLAMRYINFLVKVLGEQTLQQTGVTAQGNILGLFPQGSHLPDRTLLGDYQVPSLDPSHHIA; this is encoded by the exons ATGGGTCAGCGGGTCTCCCGCGCAGCGCCGGGTCTGAGCCGTGGTCGCCCTGGAGGACAGGGATGTGGAGACGACTTGGCCGCGGCTACCAAGTCGACTCA ggccctttctctttcctgtctcagGAACTCGAACATGACCAGGAAGATCTTCACAAATAGCAGGGAGCGGTGGAGACAGCAGAATGTCAACAGCGCCTTTGCCAAGCTGAGGAAGCTCATTCCCACTCACCCTCCGGACAAAAAGCTGAGCAAAAATGAAACCCTTCGCCTGGCAATGAGGTATATCAACTTCTTGGTCAAGGTCTTGGGGGAGCAAACCCTGCAGCAAACGGGAGTGACCGCTCAGGGAAACATTCTGGGACTCTTTCCCCAAGGATCCCACCTGCCGGACAGGACTCTGCTCGGTGACTACCAGGTTCCTTCACTTGACCCAAGCCACCACATTGCATAG